The Labilibaculum sp. sequence CAAATACCAACACCGTAAGTGAAATAATTAACGTTTTGTGCCGCAAAGAATATTTAACAAAACCACGGAAATATTGATAGAATTTTCCACTGTATGGATCTATATTATCCCCTTCATTTTTACTGTATTTCTTACCTTTCAAGAATAAATCGCAGAAATAAGGAGTTTGAGTTAAAGCCAGCAACCAACTTAAAAACAAAGAAATTGCAATTACCTGAAACAAACTGGCACAAAATTCACCTGTGCTGTCCGGCGATAAATAAATTGGCAAAAAGGCAAGTATTGCTACTAAAGTAGCTCCGAGTAATGGCATGGCTGTTTGCTTAGATGTCCTTACCATAGCCTCTTTCCGCTGAATCCCTTTTTTGAGATCAACCAAAATACCATCGGCAATAACAATAGCATTATCTACCAACATTCCCATTGCAACAATAATCGCAGCCAAACTCACGCGCTGCAATGCAATGTCAAAACTAAGCATTACAATAAAAGTTCCTAATATGGTAAATATCAATCCACTACCAATCAAAAGACCTGTTCTGAATCCCATAACCAGAAGCAAAACAATCACCACAATTAAAACCGATTCAATTAAATTCACCATGAATTGCTCTATAGCAATACTTACACGATCCGGCTGATAAAAAACGCGGTTGATATGTATTCCAACAGGAACATTCGTCATTAATTTATCAATCTTTTCCTGAACATGTTCTCCCAATTCAATCACATTTCCACCCTTATCCATGGCGATTGCCAAACCAATAGCTGAAGATTGATTGTACTTCATTTTATTGGTGTATGGCGTATAGGAATCTTTCTTAATATCAGCAATATCTTTTAGAAAAACTGAATTCTTACCACTGCCCGAAATCAATAAATTCTTTAAATCATCAAGCTGATGGAAACTCCCATTCGAAGCAATTCTTACCCGATTACTCCCAACTTTAAAAGTACCTGGATCAACAATTTTATTTTGGGCATCAAGAATTTGAATCACCTTATAGGGATGAATACCCAAAAAAGCCATTTTTTCCTGAGAGATTTCAATATTAACACAAGACTGCTGTTCTCCAAATAAATTAATTCGTTTCACTCCAGGCACAAGGAGCAGCTCTCTCTTCATGTATCGGGAATAATCCTGTAACTCCTCATCAGAAAAACCATCTCCGCTCAAAGCAAGAAAAATCCCATAAACATCTCCATAATCATCAAATACCATTGGATGAGATACTCCTGATGGTAAGTAAACACTTACATCATTCACTTTTCGACGCAGAATATCCCATATTTGAGGAAGATCTTTAGTTCGCACCGATGAAGCAATTTCTACAGTTATCTCTGAGTATCCTGCCATCGACCTGGATTCGATACAATCTATGTTATCCATAGATTGAATGGCTGTCTCCAAAATATCTGTAACCCGCAATTCTACTTCATGAGGAGAAGCTCCCGGATACTTAGTAATTACCAAAGCTGATTTAACACTAATTTCGGCATCTTCAAGCTTTGACATTTTTAGAAAAGAAACAACACCTCCAATTGCAATAGCAATCAGCACAAAAAGCAATACCTTCCGATGATTCAATACAGCCTCTGTAAAATTCATAACTGACCTCCGATATTAGAGTTTGACTTTTGAAGTAATTGCTTTACTTTTTGACCTTCACGAAGACTATTAATACCAGCCGATACAATCAAATCCCCTTTTGAAATGCCTTTAATGATGTTAATCATTCCCATGGAATCAAAACCTTTCATCTGCACCTCTTTGCTTTTTACGCAATTCGTGCTCTCATTGTAAACCCACACATACGATTTTCCCCCTTTACTAAAAACAGACTCTACCGGTACTTTACAATGTATAGTAGTTGTAGCTTTCAATTTTGTGGTAACACTTGCCACCATTCCCGGAACAATTTGTTTATTCTGAGTATCGATTTTCAATCTCATCCTAAAAAAATTATCTCCGTTTGGTTTTTTTTCTATCTCAATTAATTTCAAGTTAAAATCAACATTGGGGAAATTTTCGAATTTGGCATTGAAATCTGTAAATAATTTATTTTGAAAAAAATCATTTTCGCTTAAGGCAACAGAAACTTCCAAATTACTTAAATCCAAAAGAGAAACGATAGGCTGACCTGCAGCAACTTTCTCGAAATTCTCAGCATACATAGCTTGTACATATCCAGAAAACGGCGCGTAAATCTTTGTATCTTTCAATGCATTTTCAGCAGCTTCTTTTCGAGCTTTTGCCAATTTATATGCCACTTGAATTTGATCATAGACACTTTTCGAGGTGCTTTTTTTCTCGTACAATGCAGTATATCTTTCGGCCTGAAGTTTTGCATTCTCAAAATTAGCATTGGCCGATTCCAATTGCACCAGATAATCACGTTCATTTAACGCAGCTACTAAATCGCCCTTTTTAACAAACTGTCCCTCGTTTACATTCAAATTAACAAGGGGACCTGGAATTTGAAAGGCTAATTTTACTTCTCGTGATTCTTTAACCAAACCAGTAAACACTTTAACTGATTCATCAGCATTGTTCTCAACCTTATATACCTTTACTGGCTGAATTACTTCCGTTTTGGGCTCCGCCTTTTCATTACATGCAAAAATCCCAACCGACAATATTGCCGTTAGAATTGACATCTTCATTA is a genomic window containing:
- a CDS encoding efflux RND transporter periplasmic adaptor subunit encodes the protein MKLMKMSILTAILSVGIFACNEKAEPKTEVIQPVKVYKVENNADESVKVFTGLVKESREVKLAFQIPGPLVNLNVNEGQFVKKGDLVAALNERDYLVQLESANANFENAKLQAERYTALYEKKSTSKSVYDQIQVAYKLAKARKEAAENALKDTKIYAPFSGYVQAMYAENFEKVAAGQPIVSLLDLSNLEVSVALSENDFFQNKLFTDFNAKFENFPNVDFNLKLIEIEKKPNGDNFFRMRLKIDTQNKQIVPGMVASVTTKLKATTTIHCKVPVESVFSKGGKSYVWVYNESTNCVKSKEVQMKGFDSMGMINIIKGISKGDLIVSAGINSLREGQKVKQLLQKSNSNIGGQL
- a CDS encoding efflux RND transporter permease subunit, with protein sequence MNFTEAVLNHRKVLLFVLIAIAIGGVVSFLKMSKLEDAEISVKSALVITKYPGASPHEVELRVTDILETAIQSMDNIDCIESRSMAGYSEITVEIASSVRTKDLPQIWDILRRKVNDVSVYLPSGVSHPMVFDDYGDVYGIFLALSGDGFSDEELQDYSRYMKRELLLVPGVKRINLFGEQQSCVNIEISQEKMAFLGIHPYKVIQILDAQNKIVDPGTFKVGSNRVRIASNGSFHQLDDLKNLLISGSGKNSVFLKDIADIKKDSYTPYTNKMKYNQSSAIGLAIAMDKGGNVIELGEHVQEKIDKLMTNVPVGIHINRVFYQPDRVSIAIEQFMVNLIESVLIVVIVLLLVMGFRTGLLIGSGLIFTILGTFIVMLSFDIALQRVSLAAIIVAMGMLVDNAIVIADGILVDLKKGIQRKEAMVRTSKQTAMPLLGATLVAILAFLPIYLSPDSTGEFCASLFQVIAISLFLSWLLALTQTPYFCDLFLKGKKYSKNEGDNIDPYSGKFYQYFRGFVKYSLRHKTLIISLTVLVFVSSIFAFKNVKQLFMPNLEYNQFIVEYYLPVGSDIENVEKDLGEVEAYLLKQKDVLNVTTSLGATPARYTLVRPFINNNSNYGELIIDTKDYEATKRLGKEVQEYLDANYSSARCRVKYYSPIFAEYMIEAKFSGPDPKVLRDLSDQAEKIMAAEPTAAKVTNNWKNPVKVWNPVFSQAQSRVTNISRSDVSNALACATDGLPIGRFYQGDDMMPIILKTKAKADNYIEALENTPVWGNVAHSIPLRQVVSDIKIDFEDPIIKRYDRRRAIKAQCDPASGYNAPDTFKNLHKKIEGIPLPEGYDLEWLGEHKDSVDAEDSINKFMPLAFLLMVIIIMMLFNNFRQPIIILAILPLAFIGVSYGLLFTGKPFGFVAIIGTLGLMGMMIKNAVVLLDQINQDISEGKEILMAIIDSAVSRLRPVLMASFTTILGMIPLISDELFGGMAVAIMFGLLIGSLITLIVVPVLYAIFYRVSTKSVMEL